One stretch of Amycolatopsis sp. NBC_00345 DNA includes these proteins:
- a CDS encoding SDR family NAD(P)-dependent oxidoreductase, translating to MKTVFVTGASAGFGAAIARRFVAEGARVVAAARSADKLAALASELGEAVLPVVLDVQDAGAVTSVIGALPGDWGQVDVLVNNAGLAKGLEPAHRAQLEDWDQMIATNVTGLVHVTRALLPGMVERGRGHVINIGSIAGTYPYPGGNVYGATKAFVHQFSLNLRSDLHGTGVRVTNIEPGMVGGTDFSKVRFDGDEAKAGTVYAGTTPLTAEDIAESVYWTSAQPPHVNVNVIEIMPVVQSSAALQIHREG from the coding sequence ATGAAGACCGTATTCGTGACCGGCGCGAGTGCCGGCTTCGGCGCCGCGATCGCGCGCCGGTTCGTCGCCGAGGGCGCGCGGGTCGTCGCCGCGGCCCGCAGCGCGGACAAGCTGGCGGCGCTGGCCTCGGAGCTCGGCGAGGCCGTGCTGCCCGTCGTGCTCGACGTGCAGGACGCCGGCGCCGTCACCTCCGTCATCGGCGCGCTGCCCGGCGACTGGGGCCAGGTGGACGTGCTGGTGAACAACGCCGGCCTGGCGAAGGGCCTCGAGCCCGCCCACCGGGCGCAGCTGGAGGACTGGGACCAGATGATCGCGACCAACGTGACCGGCCTGGTGCACGTCACGCGCGCGCTGCTGCCCGGCATGGTCGAGCGCGGCCGCGGCCACGTGATCAACATCGGCTCGATCGCGGGCACCTACCCCTACCCCGGCGGCAACGTCTACGGCGCGACCAAGGCGTTCGTGCACCAGTTCAGCCTGAACCTGCGCAGCGACCTGCACGGCACGGGCGTGCGCGTGACGAACATCGAACCGGGAATGGTCGGCGGCACGGACTTCTCGAAGGTCCGCTTCGACGGCGACGAGGCCAAGGCCGGCACCGTCTACGCCGGCACCACGCCGCTGACCGCCGAGGACATCGCCGAGTCGGTGTACTGGACGTCCGCGCAGCCGCCGCACGTGAACGTGAACGTCATCGAGATCATGCCGGTGGTGCAGAGCTCCGCCGCCCTGCAGATCCACCGCGAGGGCTGA
- a CDS encoding alpha/beta fold hydrolase yields MATLQLDDGTSLAYDDHGAGNPGTTGLPLLLVHGHPFDRSMWRPQAEYLVSRGHRVVVPDLRGYGESTGPAVTDLAGFARDLIALADHLGLAEFGLGGLSMGGQIVMQTVRDHPGRVRALLLADTFPTKETAEGKLARNAAADRVLAEGMARYADELLPKMVSAETLRDSPDVAKHVLTMMRDAPAEGAAAALRARAERPDYREVLDQVSVPTLVVVGSEDEFTPVADAELMHRLVAGSRLAVVRGAGHLPNLERAAEFNDVFGRFLDTPRLRPASGEER; encoded by the coding sequence ATGGCTACGCTCCAGCTCGACGACGGCACCTCCCTCGCGTACGACGACCACGGCGCCGGCAACCCCGGAACCACCGGGCTTCCGCTGCTGCTCGTCCACGGCCACCCGTTCGACCGCTCGATGTGGCGCCCGCAGGCTGAGTACCTAGTGAGCCGGGGCCACCGCGTGGTCGTCCCGGACCTCCGCGGGTACGGCGAGAGCACCGGGCCCGCGGTCACGGACCTGGCCGGCTTCGCCCGGGATCTCATCGCGCTCGCCGACCACCTGGGCCTGGCGGAGTTCGGACTCGGCGGTCTGTCCATGGGCGGGCAGATCGTGATGCAGACCGTCCGGGACCACCCCGGACGCGTCCGCGCTCTCCTGCTCGCCGACACCTTCCCCACGAAAGAGACGGCCGAGGGGAAGCTGGCGCGGAACGCCGCCGCCGACCGCGTGCTCGCCGAGGGCATGGCTCGCTACGCCGACGAGCTGCTCCCGAAGATGGTGTCCGCCGAAACGCTGCGAGACAGCCCCGACGTCGCGAAGCACGTCCTCACGATGATGCGCGACGCTCCCGCCGAGGGAGCCGCGGCGGCGCTGCGGGCCCGCGCCGAACGGCCGGACTATCGGGAGGTGCTCGACCAGGTCAGTGTCCCCACGCTGGTGGTCGTCGGCAGTGAGGACGAGTTCACCCCGGTCGCCGACGCCGAGCTGATGCACCGGCTCGTCGCCGGTTCCAGACTGGCGGTGGTCCGGGGCGCGGGCCACCTGCCTAACCTGGAGCGCGCGGCCGAGTTCAACGACGTGTTCGGCCGGTTCCTGGACACTCCCCGGCTCCGGCCGGCCTCAGGGGAAGAACGGTGA
- the cobF gene encoding precorrin-6A synthase (deacetylating), protein MRKIYAIGIGAGDPEHLTVQAVDRLNRVDVFFVLDKGDAKADLVRLRQEILDRFVTRPDYRVVSAKDPDRDRTPKDYRAAVADWHQLRTDVYERLIRDELDDGQTGAFLVWGDPSLYDSTIALIEAVLARGNVSFDYEVVPGVSSISALVARHRTTMNQIGRAVQLTTGRRLASGWPEGVDDVFVLLDAHTTFDRFVDAGLEIYWGAYVGTPDEILRSGPLDDALAAEIRSVRTEARERHGWIMDTYLLRRPA, encoded by the coding sequence ATGCGGAAGATCTACGCGATCGGGATCGGCGCCGGCGACCCGGAGCACCTGACCGTCCAGGCCGTCGACCGGCTCAACCGGGTCGACGTGTTCTTCGTGCTCGACAAGGGTGACGCGAAGGCCGATCTGGTGCGGCTGCGCCAGGAGATCCTGGACCGCTTCGTGACGCGCCCGGACTACCGCGTGGTCAGTGCGAAGGACCCCGACCGCGACCGCACGCCGAAGGACTACCGCGCCGCGGTCGCCGACTGGCACCAGCTGCGCACCGACGTCTACGAGCGCCTGATCCGCGACGAACTCGACGATGGCCAGACCGGCGCGTTCCTGGTGTGGGGCGATCCCTCGCTGTACGACAGCACCATCGCGCTGATCGAGGCGGTGCTCGCGCGTGGGAACGTGTCGTTCGACTACGAGGTGGTGCCGGGGGTGAGCAGCATTTCCGCGCTGGTGGCCCGGCACCGCACGACGATGAACCAGATCGGCCGCGCCGTGCAGCTGACCACCGGCCGGCGCCTGGCCTCGGGCTGGCCCGAAGGGGTCGACGACGTTTTCGTGCTGCTCGACGCGCACACGACGTTCGACCGGTTCGTGGATGCAGGCCTGGAGATCTACTGGGGCGCGTACGTGGGGACGCCGGACGAGATCCTGCGTTCCGGCCCGCTCGACGACGCTCTCGCGGCGGAGATCCGCTCGGTGCGGACGGAGGCTCGGGAACGGCACGGGTGGATCATGGACACGTACCTGTTGCGCCGGCCGGCCTGA